Within Scomber scombrus chromosome 12, fScoSco1.1, whole genome shotgun sequence, the genomic segment CTAATACATTCAATGGGGCCCCTGTCAGCTGAAAAGGATATACACCCAATtaagattaacattttataggGTGATTCTGATAGAAGTAAAACCGCACCTCTATATTAAAAAGGATGtacttttaaaattaattttgcaaACATAAAACCCTTATAAAATACACGGAATGGGTAAtgtttaaaactatttatttctcAAACTTTTCTGTTCTAAAAACATGGAACTATTACCTATTGGGAGTTGTTAATTCCCAATAGGTAACCATCAAGATTGCTGGAGTTAAAGGAGAATCCTTTTGGCCATGACCTTGTTTTGGTCATTTTGGGTGTTCCTCTCAATGGACAACAGCAGAAGATCAGAgagccttccttcctccacatCTCTTTCTAAACTGGGTCTTGATCAGCTTCAATTTGGAGAAATTGAACTAACTTTAACTAAAATGGCACCCATACAGAACCTCTTTACAGGGCAccatcacattttctttaactGAAAAGGCATCCAATTAGTACACTTTATTCCAGATTGCGACATATAGAGGAATACTATAGGGCACTTCATCCTGATTTATCCATAACTAAGACAGGGTTTACAGAACTATGTTTAGAAAGCAAACTGACCTAAAAGTGCTGCTGTCAATGTCACACCTTCACTACAGGGCAGAACAGATCTCAGTTGCATAGAGCATGCTCATGTTCAAACATGCAAGACATAGAGTGTGTTGTCAGGAATTTGTTCGTAATTTTTCTCCAGGGCAACCTGCTGATGATCAGTTTCTTTCAATGCTTCTCTGACTGCTTGAGTTGATAAATGGACATCAAAGGTTCATCAAGATAACGTGTGAGTTTACGTCATTCCTGTGAACTGGTTAGTCAAGATTTCTTGACTAAAATACAGGCCAGTTATCTCAATCATTTCCAGTTATGGAGTATGGAAATATGGAGTCAGCTGTCCAATCTGATGGATGTTTGATAATGAATTACAAAGCAGGACTTACTTCTTATGAAAAGCGTGGGAGCATGGACACACTCCCAGCTCGTCCCGGCTGCGAAACTCTTCTAAACACACTGCACATGTTTGCTGCAAAGGGCAAAAAGGACCATGACACAGTTCAGTCAATATGCAGAATTTACACAGTCAGAACAATAAAGTAGTCATTCAACCACAACTGTAACTTCTTCCTATAATCGACAAACCTCTGTTTGTGCAGTCATGGTTATGTCGGTTAACAAACCTCTTATTGTCAACCAACATAACCATGACCGCACTGCAGTAAGTTCATCACTGCCATATTGCATAATATTGTACAGTGTGGACAACTGATCCAAATGTCACAAAGGGGTACCTaagtttcttcttttcttcaatATAAATGATAGCTTAGCTCTGTGATACTGGACTAGCTATTAATTTAGCAGATGAGGTtctgttcttttgttttctccttcGTGGTATAGTTCATGAACATGATATAAAACAGCCATTCTAAAGGAAGATTACAATCTGCATTACTATCTGATAGTGTGTGAAAGACTTAGATGGAGATAAGAAAGTTTTGACTGGGATGTCAGTGACTCGTGCAAATTACATGTGCATTTGGACCATTTTGCCAACAATGTGGATGAAAAATACTTCcctttgttgcattttgctacattttatacacatgagtcagaatatgtttttcacattcattttgtcTGAATAGAATCTAGGATTCTTAGCATTgctcatctttttcttttgactttGAATATTGCTCATGCCTACTTACACCAAGAAGGCTGAGTTTCTTCCCCGCTCCTTTCAAAACAACCTGttgacaaaaatgtattcatgaaaatatgcataaattgcaacagacaaataaatgagTGAATATGGTCTGAATTATAACTGGATACGGAATCAGCATATTACCTCATTGTAGCCATACTGTTCTCTTGCACCTTGTCTGAGTCTGTGAAACACCATAAAACAAACTTACAATGCTGTAATTTAGAGTCATGAAAATTCTATAATGTGCCTGGCGGCTCCATATCTGTCTTTATCTAGACATGTTTTGTCATGCTAGATGAATCAGCTGGGATAGTGCTTCAAGCAGTCCTGGAATTCACACAATGCCAAATTCAAGTAACAGCCTGTACACCGACACTCACCTAAGCTATAACACTTTCAAGAACACAACCATTCCCAAGATTTCTGACTGAAATTAGTATTCATTGAATTGATTGGAAGTtgttaaaagcagaaatagatTACCATTGTCCTGGGTTAAGAGAAAGAATGAATATTTTCATGATGTaaaacatttgagaagtttgaAATCTCCTTGATAATGATAGAATTCACAGAGGAACCTCTGTCTTCAATGCAGCTGTTTGACCTATTCCTCTGagagcacacaaaaaaatcaccaaCATGACTGATTTAACATATTCTTATTAAgcaattttgacttttgaccTAAGTCTCTGTCATCGTAGATATGGCTAAAAACAATATCCATCAAATCGTTCCCACAGCCTGGTCTTCCTTAACTCAAAGCTTGGCTATAAACCCAACTTTACATAATGCAATCCCAGAGTCAAATATCTGACTGACAGATAGATAAACTAACAAAGCTTAAACTCCTTGCCAAATGGTTAAACAGGTTTTTCTAGAAATCCTGGAGATTGACAGCAGTACATGAACCTTATCCCGCCCCGTGTGTAATTGCTTTAAACAGCGTTCACTTGAACCTTTGTGATTCGCCGAAAAACAGACAATGCACCGTGTATTTCAATGTAATACAATGAGTCCTCTGCATGGACAGATGACCTGAACCAACTGAGAGCAATGTTAAAAACCCTCTTTGTGTAGACTATTAAAGAAGATTTCTCAGAGCCATGAAAATAACTATCTGCTAGTCAGCCATTTTTTAGAGTTGAATATGTTGCTTGAAAAAGTGAAACCTGCCCATAAACTTGCAGTATATGGTTTTCATTGTGTTGGATGTTTCATGCAACTAATATCAGTTGTCTCAAGTGAAAGCCAAATTATACTTAATTGGATAAATATGGATGAAATATTCACACACTGCTAGAAACAGAGAGCAAATGTTTAAGGAAGTAATTTAGAGAACCTGGGAGAAACTGATGGTTACAGGTTGACGATATGTGACACTTTTACTTTAAGGCAGGGCGAGGCAGAGTTCACCTCAGGTTTGACAGGCTGTTGAGTGAAATCCTCCCACAGCACATTTAAATGTCCCGTCAGATGTCAATGACTTTAACTGAACGGTACTAATATCGCAAGTTGGCCTGTAAAAGTGCCAAGTCAGTCTTTCCCGTTATTTCGTACCTGAACAGGTAGCAGCAGAAGATGAGGCTGAGCATGAGTATGAAGAGGCCGATGCCCAGGATGATGATGTAGACATTGAGCGGCAAGTGGAAGAGCTCTTCTGATGTCATCTTGCAATAGGGGTCAGAGTTCAGCAATCCAAGATCACACAGGCACCCTAcgaaaaaacagacacaatggGAAAAGGAacacaaatatatgaataaagcCTTGTGAAACAGCATTGAGACAATCTAAGCTACCCATTGAATATGAATTTGTACTATTATACATATGCGGGTGTGCATTATCACACCCGCAAATAATATTTCTTAATGAAAGGTTGGTATTAGCCAAGCCTTAATTCATAAAGTGTTTCAAATAGTTTACACTGTTGTCTGTCTCAGactcaaatgtatttttgcacaaagAACAAGACACTTGTGAATATAGCCTACAGTTGTTGTCAATGCACATACACTGTCCTGTGCCACAGCACACAGAGCCATAGTGAGTTAATTGAGGTGAGGAATGTAGCCTACATAATGTGGCATTTAAAACCCCGGTAGAAATCACAGAGAACGAATATATGAATTGTAAAAAGGATGTTTTATACATGGCATTTCAAGACCGTGAATGAATTTGTAACCATTAAGAGATTACGACACGTTATTTATTACACAGACAGAACATATTAGCATAAATGGTTGGCATAATATGTGCGCAAATGTTTTTGCTGTTCTTCATTTCATAAGTACCCACTCCTGATGTTGAGACAGGTTCACATATCAAAAACCTTGTTTCTACAAGTTTTACAAGTAGTTTTAAATTTATGACTTGGCTGTAGGTTCCAGATTAGGTTTATATTTGGTTTTGAGTGATGATTAAATTTGGGTTTGTAGCTCTCATAGTTAATATTGAAGAGAAATGActgtattttttccccaattCACATAAAAGTGGTTGTCCTGACAATTTGTTATGCTAACTTGTTATGCACTCTCCATAATATAAGATTTTGTTATAGAGATAGAGGCAAGCAGCACGAGCCACCTTAGACTTTCCAATAACATGAATCATTTCAAACACTTGTAATCTTGGCCAGAACCAGATTAAACACTTGTAATATATGTTTACCACTGTTGAAACAGAATTGCATCATATAGGAAACATTACATAATAAATTAGTACACAGATGAAAAGGCAGAAGTTTGGTTATCCAGCAAGCTGCCCTTAGAGTATACTCCTATGCACATAGCTACAATATCTTCACATATTGGAATGCTAACTCTGAATGGGAATAGAATCAATCACTTTTCTTGTAAGGAAtgacataataaataaagttcCCAGACGGGTAGTGAGACATGTTTAAGTGTCCATGTGTGTACTGTATCTTTCTCTTATAACAGTAAATTCATTCACTCTTAGAGGAGAATAGGTCATTCATAGTGCTCTGTTGCTTTAGGTTCACTGTGGTCTCCTTGAGTCCCCTGGCTCTAACAGAACCACAGCCGTAGACCTCTATACACAACCCTATCTGGCAGTCCCGCAATTTGCCTGTTTTCACCACCCACTGCGAGGATGTGGGGTTAGATTTTTAGGaggcatatgtgtgtgttcctatTGGTGTGACTTGTAAAGTTTGGCACACATGTTCTACGCTGCATCTGGGAAGCTTCTTGTTTCAAATTGTAATGTAATACGGCTTAAAATGTAGGGATTCGTGAGCTGGACAAAGTTTCTGGGCTTGAGCGAAAGTTTAGATATGATTACATGTGTAGAGGCGGTGTGTAATAACAGCTATAAAGTGCCTAATTTCAAATTTTGAGTTCAACTAAGGTGAGTGACAAAGTCTATGTTGACAAAATAAACCAGAAGTGACAACCAGTTACCACCTTATTTGtataatcagtgtttttagGGTTATAAATTATTCATTATGTAAATCCATAGCAATAACAATCCTATGTACACTACAGAAGAGTCTATTAAGGGAAACAACTAATTTTTGTTTCTACCGCTATTTGCTATCCTCCGGATGCTTACTGGCTTTACAACAAGGGAAAACCTTacacatatttacaatattCATAGGTCCCACAGCAAAAACCTTTCTCTAACACTGCAAAGTACTTTCATGTGAACTTTTACAACCATCCTTGCGTCACACAGGAATGTGTTCCACTTGCTACTTGGCCCAGAAGTACTTACTCGCTGGAGTTTGGGCTCTGGGAGAAAGAAGTGTTTTCGGCCTGAGGGGGCTTTAACATGGCACTTTTCATTCCACACAATGCACATCAGCTTTAAACTTCAGTCGATAACACTCTCTTGAGGTCACGAGCAATAAGTTATGTTGTGGCGGAGACCTCCCGGTTCAAAAGTCATTTTCTAATGGACGGGGGACATAGCAGGAGAGTGCCATCGTAGTGTatagcggggggggggggggggggggggggggggggggggttttggGGAGGGTTTGACAGGAGGTTTGGGTGAAGGAGGAGGCAGCTGTAATCTTAGCACAATGTTAGTAAATCATTGATTGTGGTGCGCTAAAAGGTAGGCCACCTTGCAAATGTATGCAGACCGAGGGAGGATAGTACCTGAACACTGTTAAACAGGttcagttttgacattttttgactgTGAAAAAATGTGGTTGTATTACAGCAATCTTCAGAGGATGTTTGAGGTCACATTTAACACAGAGGTGGtataacacagagacaaaaaaacacattgtgatCATGTTTCTTGTTGGTCATATATATCCGAACTCTATATCAGGATTGGGTTGCATTACCTATTCATAGCTCTATTACTTATTCTGTGTGTAAAATCCTTCAAGTTCTTTGTAACTAATCGCTTCTTTCATACTAATGATTTACTAAATCATGTTGCACCATCAAAACTCGTCAATGAAAATCAATCAAGTAAGCAAACAGGTTGTTGCAGCAGCATCACAACTTGCAGGATAACTTCAGAAAAGGACCTAAGGAGGGTTGAATCGAGGGTAACTGAAATTGGTTGTAGATTGGTTGGTTTAGAATGATCTAAAACCAGTTGTCCTCAATTCAACCCTTATTGCGTAACCATGACCTGGATAATTAAGAATCTTCACAGACATTCAAAACAATAGTAAAATAATGCATACATGGAGAAATACACATTTCAGAATTAGTAGTACTTTTAGTAGTTTTAGAATGTGggaaataacatttgaaatactATAACTATTTACATTCTCTGTAAACAGTATTTTTCGAtgttacttctttttttgtcaatatCAACAAGTTGTATATTAGCCAGCTAACATTTGTTTTATCAGTTGGTTCTGTTAGCTACGTAACTTTTAACACCACACCTAGCAGTTAATGAAAGTAAATATATAGAACCAACTGATTCCTACCTAACAGATATTCTTTGTGGTACAACCCATTGTAATCaagtgtatgttgtgtgtgagCTTCCACTTAGAAAAACCCTTTCCTTATACCCAGGCTACGTTTGAATTTAGGAAAAGCTTCTGCAACTTACTGTTACACCATTGGACGGGATGCATCAAATGTGTGGATGTTCGGATGGAAAACCCAGGAAATCTTCGGGTTCTTGACCTCTCCGATATCACAAAGTCAACTTTTCTGAGATCTTGTCTCAGACTAAAAAGGACAAGTTGAGACGTTTATGTCCAATACTTTTCAGGTTAAGTCTACTTGACCCTGATAGTTGAAGGAGTATATGGGCAGTGAGTTAAATCATTGTGGCCTGGAGTTAACAGACCTGATTGACTCTCAGTTCCTCAAGAAGACATCACACAAATAACCAGCTGCTCATTTGAACACTGACTATTCAGTCAGCAGTGATGATTTACCCTAAAAAATGTGATACGAACATCCTTCTTGACCCAGATTTAGACtccaaaacaagacaaagaaaTCTAATTCCTGTCTGTTCCCTCTGCATGACAAACACTAACAAACAGTCTTGATTCTGTGAGTCTTGTGGATAAAAAGATTGACAATGTGAAGAAATACACTCCAAATCCCAACCAGCACTCTGCTTTATGAACCTCTGGCCGAGCAGTCCCTGCTTTTCTGCTTTGTCTCCCCTTCAAAACATTGTCACGAggctctccctcccttcctcttcttttctcttcactcttcctttcttcactcTCCTTCGTCCTTTCCTTTTAGATCTCCACGTCgctttcctcctctctggctGTGAAAACCTGCCGTGGCCAATTATGGAGAGACAAAGGGAAGGTACATGGATGGGTTCCCCCGGCAGCAGAGCCAGGCAGGCAGCCTCAGTGTT encodes:
- the LOC133991817 gene encoding RING finger protein 122-like; translation: MHPVQWCNRCLCDLGLLNSDPYCKMTSEELFHLPLNVYIIILGIGLFILMLSLIFCCYLFRLRQGAREQYGYNEVVLKGAGKKLSLLGQTCAVCLEEFRSRDELGVCPCSHAFHKKCLLKWLEIRSVCPMCNKPICRLQPDPPQAQERPQSLLEV